The genomic stretch TAAGATTGATCAAAAGACCCAAATATGCgaatattgcaattccgaAGATCATTCCATCGTGAGTTGCTCGATGTTTGCTGCCTTGGCAGTTAAACAGAGATTCGACTACGCGAAAACAACtgcattatgcataaattgtcTTCGGAAGGGTCACACTGTCGCCAAATGTAAGGCGAAAAAGTGTCGTGTTTGCAGCCGTTCACATCATACGTTGCTGCACATATATTCTGCGACTACAAATAGTAGAGCGTTACCACCCCGAGTCTCTCCGCTGTTGAGCCTGATCGTCCATCCACTTCACATGCGATGCATGCGACCGTGTCGGATAAAGTGATCCCGGCCACAGCAGTCATCAAAATAAAGACGAATTCAGGCGATTTCGTCTTAGCCCGAGCTTTGCTGGATTCTGggtcacaaattaattttgtgactGAGGAACTAGCTCAGCGGCTGCATTTGCGTAGAGAAGACTCGTGCATCAGCTTGCTTGGCATTGGTGAATCCAATTCTCAAGTTAAGAAAAAGATACACACTGTGGTGAAGTCGCGAGTTGGCTGCAATGAATACGCGATCGATTTATGGATCCTCAAATCGATCTCAGGTTATCAGCCAGATCACACTGTAAATGTCAGTGGCTGGAAGATACCTGACAATATTCAGCTAGCGGATCCCTATTTCTTTAAACCGCAGAAAATTGATCTTCTTATCGGCGCTGAAACATTCTTTGATCTATTGTCCGTTGGCCAAATCAAGCAAGGTCCAGAGTGTCCAATCCTCCAAAAGACAAGCCTTGGGTGGATTGTCTCGGGCGGTACACTCCTGGTGAAAAATCTCACCAGAAGATGACTGTCAATCTGAGCTATCAGGAAGAAAGTTTGAGCTCGATTGACAAGACCTTGCTGAAGTTTTGGACTGTCGAAGATGTGCGCTCTCCCTCCAAAGTCCTTTCCGCTGAACAACAAGGTTGTGAAGATCATTTCACAAATAATGTGAAAAGATTGCCGTCTGGTCGTTTCGAAGTAAGACTGCCGTTTAAATCAGATCCGCACCAGCTTGGGTGCTCATTTGAAGTTGCTAAACGGCGGTTTTGTCGCTTGAAAAACGCTTAACTCGAGATCCCGAGTTAAAGCGAATGTACTTGGAATTTATGGAAGAATATGTAGAGATGGGCCACATGTCCGAAGTGAGTTACATCCTTCCAAGTACACCACACTATGTTATTCCGCACCAATGTGTATTACGGCCCCAAAGCACTTCGACAAAGCTGAGGGTCGTATTTGATGCTTCGTGTCGCACTTCGACACATAAGGCGTTGAATGACATTCTTATGGTCGGGCCGACCATTCAAGAAGAGCTGTTTTCGACTCtgcttcgttttcgattgcataaatatgcattaacgGCCGACATCAAAAAGATGTACCGCCAAGTTATGGTGCACGAGGCAGATCGAAACTATCAGCTCATAGTGTGGAGAAAAGATCCATCAGACTCGTTGAGATTATTCAGATTAAATACTGTAACATATGGCACTGCGCCAGCGCCATTCTTGGCCATACGGTGTTTGATCCAGCTGAGCGAGATTGCGAAATCCTCGCACCCCATGGCAGCTGAAGTTATCAGGCAAGACTTCTACGTTGACGATATGTTGACTGGTGCCGCATGCGTCGAAGACCTGAAGACAATTAAGTCTGAAGTGTCGCAGATACTGCTAGGAGCAGGTTTTGAACTTGCGAAGTGGTTCTCGAATGCTCCTGGGTTCTCCGCATCAAACAGTACACCAAAGCCGATAACGATCTCCGAGTCTGACGCAACCAAGACTCTAGGTGTGATTTGGTTGCCAAATGAAGACGTGTTCCAATTCCGGATCGACGATTCATTTATGGGTCTTAAAGCGACAAAACGGAACATTCTCTCGGTGACATCGCGGTTATTCGATCCGCTTGGCCTATTGAGTCCcttaattataaaagcaaagatACTGCTTCAAGAGCTCTGGCTTCAAAAGTTGGAGTGGGACGAATCCATACCATTGAGTTTCGATACATCGTGGCAGCAATTGAAGTCAAAtttgacacaattgcaaaacataaaaGTGCCACGATATTTGTTCACAGAGCCTACGTCACCGATAGAGATACATGGCTTTGCCGACGCCTCAATAAGAGCGTATGGGGCGTGTATTTACGTTCGTACGCAAACTGCAGAAGGTTTTAAAGTATCATTACTAACCTCAAAATCAAAGTAGCTCCCCTCAAGACTAAGACTCTTCCTAGACTTGAGTTGTGTGCAGCTCACCTTCTTGCAGAACTCTGCCACCGCATCCGAAGGCTGATCCGATCTCCAATTGAACGGACTGTTCTTTGGTCAGATTCGGAAGTCACTCTTCATTGGATCCGGTCACATCCTTCCACTCTCGCGACATTCGTGTCGAATCGAGTGGCCGAGATTCAAGAGTGGTCAGAGAGCGTGGAATGGCGTCATGTTCCAACTAAGCAGAACCCCGCAGACATTGTATCGAGAGGTTGCGATGTGACTGAACTGTGCGCGTCAATGTGGTTTAGTGGTCCGTCATTCTTGATGGAACCACACGACGCATGGCCAGTTAACCACCATTTCGTCTCTGAAGAGACGCGCAATTTGGAAGTGCGCAAAACAGCTGTTGGACTGACAGCTATAGTGGTAAAGTCAGATCTAGTGGACTCGATCGAAAGTTTTTCGTCGCACACAAGTCTGTTGAGAGTGTTCGCTTATGTGTTCCGCTTCATTCGAAGATGTAAAGACAAAACAGTTCAATTTGAACTGGTTCCAACGGCATCAGAACTGAAAGAAGCATTCAGTAAAATAGTAGAAGTAATGCAAGATTTCGAATTCAGAGACGATATAGAAAGGGTTCGTAAGAGTACACGTGTGAGCTCGAGTCTACAACGACTCAATCCTTTCATACATGAGTATGAAGGATCTTGgtgttcgttttcgttgttgcgaGTCGGGGGGCGACTGGTAAATGCTCCTATTTCGTATGATGCTAAGTTTCCACTCCTCTTGTCGAAGCGCTCACAATTTGCTCGCAGCTATGTGAGGTACCTTCACTTGACCAACTGTCACGCTGGCCCAAGAGCGCTCGTGAGCATTCTTAGAGAACGACTTTGGTTAGTTAATGCTCAAGAGCTTTGTCGTCTGACAGTACGATCATGCATCCGttgctttaaatgcaaaccTCGGTTGCTTAAGCAAATAATGGGAAATTTGCCTGCTGATCGACTCCGAGCGCTccgcccattttcaatttgtggcgTAGATTTTTGTGGCCCGGTTGAGACAACCTATAGGATTCGCGGAAAGCCGCCGTACAAGTCGTACATAGCTTTGTTCGTCTGTTTTGCGTCAAAAGCGGTTCACTTAGAAATTGTATCCGATCTGTCAACTAATGCATTTCTAATGGCTTTCCAAAGGTTTGTTGGTCGAAGAGGATGTCCGAGCCGAGTCCATTGCGACAACGCGACGAACTTCGTCGGAGCAAGTCGCCATCTGGAGGAGCTAAGGAGGCGAGTCGAGGCCGAGGAGAACGCAGTTCGCGACTTCGCATCAAGAAGCGGATGCGAATTTGCGTTCATACCGCCGAGGGCTCCTCACGTCGGAGGACTATGGGAGGCAGGTGTGAAGTCTGCAAAGCACCTACTCCTACGGACGGTGGGCAACGCCCTGCTCACGCTCGAGGAGCTGCAGACAGTGGTCGTGGCGGTCGAGGCGGTGCTCAACTCCCGCCCGCTAGGAGCCGTAAGCCAAGACCCCAACGACGGCGAGGCGCTAACCCCGGGCATCTACTGGTGGGCGGACCACTGGTGGCACCGGCAGCATCGCGGACCCCGGACCAGGAGGGTCTAAGTTGCTTAAGGCGATGGCGAGCTGTCTCGTCGCTCAAGCGAGCGTTCTGGCAGCGATGGTCCCGGGAGTATGTGCTCGGCCTGCAGGCACGGGCCAAGTGGGACCAGTTGCAGCCGAATCTGCAAGTCGGAgagctcgtcgtcgtcgcagaaGACAACCAGCCGCCGATGCAGTGGATGGTGGGTCGAGTCGTGGCGGTGTATCCAGGAGCGGACGGGGCGGTGCGCGTCGCAGACGTGCGAACCAGCACAGGAGGGCTGTTTAAACGGCCAATACACAAATTGGCGCCTCTGCCAATCGGATGAAGGCACAGCCGTTCATCGGGGCCGGTGTTGGCGCATTTGATAGTTATTAGTTAAGAGCATGAAATACCAAATGAAGTTGTTAGAATTAGGgcgaagcgagagcgcaataaagctttcgtttgttgctctctgagcgaattcgcctcgcttcgccgcTCTAGTTAAGTTAGGCTTAATGTAACTTAGCATAGATTTATAAAGACAGTTGAAATCGAACACTTATCAGCGCGTCATAATTTACTCCGTTCTCGTTTTCGTCGtttgtaacaacaacaattaggttCAGTCTTTGTGTTCGCGAATCAAGCGGAATTCTAATTGCAAAAactcttgtaatttttcagtgCGTATAGCTGATCAATTTAAAAGGCTAATCtcacattaaatatttcaaaaagcaAATTTTGTGTTACAACAGTAAACTATTTAGGATACGTTATAGGAAGCGATGGAATTTCTCCAGATCCAGAGAAAATATCCTGTGTCCAAAATTGGCCCACAcccaaaaacttaaaacaagtACGAGGTTTCCTTGAGTTTGCGGATGGTACCGGCGCTTCATACAAAATTTTGCGGAAATTACCTTTCCCATCACTGAAGTGTTGTCCACtaagaaaacttttaattggaCCCCGGCAGCTCAGTCTGCAATGGATACgttaaaaaatcttttaacATCAGCCCCGGTTTTACAAAATGCCGATTTTATTCGGAAATTTTATGTGCATTGCGATGCTAGTGACTATGGAATTGGAGCGGTGCTCATTCAACTGTCAACTTCTGGAGAAGAAAAGCCTATAGCATACATGTCAAAGAAATTATCTAAATCTCAGCGTAACTACAGTGTCACGGAACGAGAATGTTTAGCCGTCATTTTAGCAGTAGAGAAATTCAGATGTTACCTTGAATTACAGCCCTTTGAGATAATCACTGATCATTCTAGCCTCGTCTGGCTTATGAGACAGCAAAATGTATCTGGTCGATTAGCTCGTTGGATTTTTCGATTACAGGCTTTTAAATTCACAATTTCTCATCGGAAAGGAAAAGATCATATTATTCCTGACGCGTTGTCACGGATAGGTGAAGGTGATATAGATAGTTTAGAACTTGTGGGACCGGAAATTGATTTAGAATCGTCAGTGTTTCTCGAACCTGATTATCTAGATCTAAAATTGAAAGTTGAATCTCATGGTGAAAAATTTCCAGATCTTAAAGTTGTAGACAAATTCGTATACATACGAACGGAGCCATCAACAGGAGATAATCTTCAAGATTCTCATTGTTGGAAGCTTTGGGTACCGGAGAGACTGCGAGAAGCTGTGATTTGTCAAGCACATGATAGTCTAAGCTCTGCACATGGTGGAATGCAAAAGACGATCGAAAGAGTGCGTCGTAATTTATTTTGGCCAGGTTTATCAAAAGACATTAGAGACTATATTAGGCAGTGTGATATGTGTAAGCAAACTAAAGCTCCAAATATGACACTACGTCCGCCTATGGGAGAGCAAAGCGTCTCTAGTCGACCATTTCAAAAGCTTTATATAGATATCTTGGGTCCTTATCCACGAAGTCGCAAAGGAAACATTGGTTTACTAATAGTTCTTGACCATTTTAGTCGCTACCATTGGCTATGTCCATTGAAAAAGTTCACTACGTCGTTAATAACTGAGTTTTTGTCACAAAGGATCTTTTGCCGAATTTGGAGTTCCTGAAATTATAGTATCAGATAATGGTTCGCAATTTAAATCAAACGAATTTGAAGCGTTTATGACAAAATTCGGTATTCGTCATGTTTTTACTGCATTATATTCGCCTCAGAGCAATGCAGCGGAGCGAGTGAATCGTTCCTTATTAGCCGCTATTCGTGCTTATCTTAAGTCGGATCAAACTGAATGGGATATGTATTTGCCAAGTATTTCATCTGCCTTACGTTCGTCGCTTCATCAATCCATAGGTTGTTCCCCTTACAAAGCATTATTTGGAGTAAATATGATTAATCACGGAGATGATTACAAGctcttaaaaaaattgtcCTTGCTGGAGGAGTCTCCATATTTAGAAAGAGGTGATCAATTAGCTTTGTTGCGAGAAGACATTAAGAAAAGTAGTAGAGAAGCCTACGAGCGTAACGCCAGACAATACAATATTCGATCCAATCCTGTCATTTATAAAGAAGGCCAAGAAGTATTTAAACGGAATTTCCATCTTAGTGATTTCAGTcagaattataataaaaagctAGGACATCAGTTCTCAAAATGTCGgataaagaagaaaattgGTAATTCTTTTTATCTACTAGAAAATCTACAAGGTAGAGAATTAGGAGTGTATCATGCGAAAGATATTCGAATCTAATTCCCATCTAATCTGCCTTTGTATGACTCGTAAGATTATCTGGTGGGTGTAATGgtcgcaaataaaaattgggCGTAAAATCTCTTTCTTCttgagattttaaatttgccgCGCAAAGTTAGCGAAGACACAAACCATGGCACGATAAAGGGACAATACACctctgcaaattaaatttccctcCGTGGTGAATTGTCTAGCGAAAGATCGTAGGAGAAGGAGACGAGCTTTGTCACTTTGGCAACGACAGCTCTCTTTTTTCTTATTGGACTACGATCAGAGACGGATGCATTCTGGGTTGATgctgtttaaaaaaattttaaacacatgCATCAccagaaaagaagaaatacaTAATCTGTTATTATCATCAGCATCCATCGATGCTTTTTGCCttgagcaaaataaatacaccaGCTCGTTACGCTTGCAACGCAAAGATTGTGAAAATTCGTCTAAGCCgtcattattttctattaaataatacgGATAGACAAAATTCTACACCTATAGTGGATTTGAATTCCACAATTCCGGCGCATGTTAGTCAGCGGAGGCCGACTATTTCGTGCCGGAAGACTTTTATATTTCTGGTCTGCCGCCTGCagaaccaaaaacaacaacagtgaagTGCAGTGCATCTCTGGGCAGATCACTCTTGCACCACTGTGCCGAGCCGCGCAAGGCTCTTGTACCAGAATCGTCACTTCTCTCGTTTGCCGCTTCTATCGTTCGCCGTCTccactcagcagcagcagcagtgcagTGCCAGTGCCAGTGCTAGTGAAGATGTGTAGTGCAAGTTTGTGAATAATAGTATGACAAAAATAagtttgttaaaattaaaaggtCATACAATAGTTGTACACAGAGGCAATAGTAAAAGGGGTAAAAgcccaaataaaaagcaaaaagatttgcatttgccgtcaatatattaaaacaatttagttgccatacatataaaataataagtaacgAAAAAGATAACGAAAAGTAAAGAGAAATATCAATTGTAATTTGGCACTTATTTTTTTGCgctattttttggtttgctttgctttgttggcCATTATTGCCCTAGGCCTTAAAGGGTATATCAACGTGaaacacaataattaaaaaaaaatatatataaataaataaataatgcaaatataatcTCATACATAATAACCAGCCACCATAAAACCCtgtgcaaaacaataataattaagacaatgtgtgtggatgtgaacaaccaaacaaaaagaatataccctataaggtatataaacaatcatttttatcatcatcattaaaatcatcatcatcatcaacatcatcatcaccaacagcaacaacatcatgaaGGCCTTCGTCGTGGAGTTCTGTCGGGTAAGTTTTAAGTCCGAGTGtccgaaataaaaatacataaaagaatttttataacataaatgttcgtacatatgtaattacatacatacatacatagatatgtTGGTGCCTGTTCGGCCACGCAGCAGCTGCCCACAGTTTTGCTTGCATTGTATTTTTCATACTTCTTCGCAGTTGCGAAAGCTCCCAAACAGCATATGAGCTGTCGGCTGATACCCTAACTTTTGGGTCAGGCCTATACCTTTTTAGTACTGATTTGCTTCCGCCTATAttgttactattattattgtttgttggtACAGCACAGTGGTTTAAACATGAtttacaagtaaataaatgaacatcaaaattaaatatgataaattaaatagagaaaaataaataaataaaaaataaatattaaatatgaattaaaattaaataaataaaaagtcaatattaaatttggataactaaaatataaaaagtaaaaataaaatgaaataataaacattaaaaataaaataataaaaattaaaaataaaataataaaaattataaataaaataaataaaaattaaataataaataggatttaaaaataaataaaaattaaagataaataaatatttaaaaataaataaataaaaattcaaaaatgatttcataataaatacagcataaataaaaagtggttgaaataaaatcaatagataaaaaaaaaaaaatgaatattaaaaataattaaataaaaaatgtttcacaaaaaattaaaataaaataaatattaaaaataaaaaaaaaacgatttgagaagaaaataaaactttaaagtaaaaatagtaaattcaATAGAAAAATCTCATGAATCTGTTTGCTAAAGCGCGCATCCAAAAATAGTtgccaaaatttgtttgcttatgaattattgattgtttattaaatattattagttttacATCTTCTTCTTTCTTAGTTATTCTTGTAAATGGGTAGTCGCCGTTgctaataaaaagaatattgtaTTGGATTGAAATAACTGccctataaaaaaaattatggaaaTACTTATACCgtcataattataattcatttgaaccaatggttttgtttttgttataaataaatactgatgTTAACTTTGAGTCATTGGactttaataatgaaattctaGATTTTGTTCTGATTTCCGGAGACATGGGAGCATAAAATAAAGGGGAGTTGTAATAGTTTTGGGGTCATAAAACGTTTCATCTTATGACCATGGTTGGGTGGGTATAGACCAGGGTGTGGCAGTTAACATCTTATAAGACCACCCCtgcttttcttaaattttgtcCG from Drosophila sulfurigaster albostrigata strain 15112-1811.04 unplaced genomic scaffold, ASM2355843v2 ctg21_pilon, whole genome shotgun sequence encodes the following:
- the LOC133849885 gene encoding uncharacterized protein LOC133849885 is translated as MYRQVMVHEADRNYQLIVWRKDPSDSLRLFRLNTVTYGTAPAPFLAIRCLIQLSEIAKSSHPMAAEVIRQDFYVDDMLTGAACVEDLKTIKSEVSQILLGAGFELAKWFSNAPGFSASNSTPKPITISESDATKTLGVIWLPNEDVFQFRIDDSFMGLKATKRNILSVTSRLFDPLGLLSPLIIKAKILLQELWLQKLEWDESIPLSFDTSWQQLKSNLTQLQNIKVPRYLFTEPTSPIEIHGFADASIRATLPPHPKADPISN
- the LOC133849892 gene encoding uncharacterized protein LOC133849892 produces the protein MSEPSPLRQRDELRRSKSPSGGAKEASRGRGERSSRLRIKKRMRICVHTAEGSSRRRTMGGRCEVCKAPTPTDGGQRPAHARGAADSGRGGRGGAQLPPARSRKPRPQRRRGANPGHLLVGGPLVAPAASRTPDQEGLSCLRRWRAVSSLKRAFWQRWSREYVLGLQARAKWDQLQPNLQVGELVVVAEDNQPPMQWMVGRVVAVYPGADGAVRVADVRTSTGGLFKRPIHKLAPLPIG